The DNA sequence TCACCGGGCCGACCGGCACCAACGCGGTCGAGGCCGCGATGAAGCTGGCCCGCAAGGTCACCGGGCGCCACAACATCATCGCCTTCACCAACGGCTACCACGGCGTGACGCTCGGCGCGCTGGCGGCCACGGGCAGCGCGTACAACCGCATGGGCCTGCCGCTGTCGGGCGTGACGCGGGTGCCCTTCGACGGCTACATGGGGTCGGACATGGACAGCGCGGCATTGCTGGCGCGGCTGCTGGACGACCCGTCGAGCGGCGTGGACGCGCCCGCGGCCATCCTGCTGGAGACGGTGCAAGGCGAAGGGGGCCTCAACGCCGCCTCCCCAGGTTGGGTGCAGCGCATCGCCGCCCTCGCCCGCCAGCACGGCGCGCTGCTGATCGTGGACGACGTGCAGGCCGGCTGTGGCCGCACCGGCAGCTTCTTCAGCTTCGAGCCGATGGGCATCGTGCCGGACCTGGTGGCGATGTCCAAGTCGCTGTCGGGCTTTGGCCTGCCGATGGCGCTGGTGCTGATCCACCCGGACCACGACCAGTGGCGCCCGGCCGAACACAACGGCACCTTCCGCGGCAACACCCACGCCTTCGTCACCGCCACCGCCGCGCTGCAGACCTACTGGCGCGAACCCGGCTTCGAAGCAGAGATCGCCCGCCGGGCCGCGCTGACCCACGCCCACCTGGAGCGCATCGGCCGCGAGGTGCCGGGCTCGGTCCTCAAGGGCCGCGGGATGATGCAGGGCCTTGACGTCCACAGCGGCGACCTGGCCGGACAGGTCTGCAGCCTGGCCTTCGCACGCGGGCTGGTGATCGAGACCTCGGGCGCCCACGACCAGGTGCTCAAGGTGCTGGCACCACTGAACACGCCGCTGCCACTGCTGGAGCAGGGCCTGTCGATCCTGCACGGCGCCGTCACCGACACGCTGGCGACTTCGCTGCGCCACGCCGCCTGAGCCGATGGACCTCGCCCACCCGTCGCCCACCCTCCTGCAGCAGCCCGCCGCCGACCACCACCTGCGCTGGCAACCCGGCGAGCGGCTGCACCACCTCTTCGAAGCCCGCTGTGACGCGCTCGCCCGCGAGGGCCGCGCCGACCGCGTCGCCCTGTGCAGCGAAGAGGCCACGCTGACCTACGCCGACCTCGACCGCCGCGCCAACCGGCTGGCGCGGCACCTGCTGGCCACCGGTGAGGTGCGGCCCGGCGACCGGGTGGCGCTGCTGTTCGACAAGTCGGTCCACAGCCACATCGCGATGCTGGCGGTGCTCAAGCTGCACGCGGCGTATGTCCCGCTCGACCCGGGGTTCCCCGACGACCGCTGCGCCTTCATCTGCGAGGACGCCGGCGTACGCCGGGTGCTGAGCGTGTCGCGCTACGCCGAGCGGCTGGCGGCATTGCCGGTGCCGGGGCTGTGCGTGGACCAGCTCGCCTGTGACACCTCGGGCGAGCGGCTGAGCGCGCAGGAGCTGGCCGACACCCTGCCGGACGGCGCCGGATGCGACAACCCGCTGTGCTACGTCATCTACACCTCCGGCTCGACCGGGCGGCCCAAGGGCGTGCCGATCGAGCAGGCGCAGATCTGCAACTTCGTGCGCGTCGCCACCGAAACCTACGGCTACCGGCCGGACGATCAGGTGTACCAGGGCCTGACGATGGCCTTCGACTTCGCGGTCGAGGAGACCTGGGTGCCGCTGTGCGTCGGCGCGACGCTGCACCCGAACCAGAGCAGCACC is a window from the Sphaerotilus montanus genome containing:
- the ectB gene encoding diaminobutyrate--2-oxoglutarate transaminase, which produces MTGPTVNASTNTNDRSVFLRRESAARGYCRRFDTVFTSARGSLMRDEAGREYIDFLAGCAALNYGHNDPAMREALLAHIGADGLAMGLDLHSTAKRAFLDTFESVILKPRGLPHRVQFTGPTGTNAVEAAMKLARKVTGRHNIIAFTNGYHGVTLGALAATGSAYNRMGLPLSGVTRVPFDGYMGSDMDSAALLARLLDDPSSGVDAPAAILLETVQGEGGLNAASPGWVQRIAALARQHGALLIVDDVQAGCGRTGSFFSFEPMGIVPDLVAMSKSLSGFGLPMALVLIHPDHDQWRPAEHNGTFRGNTHAFVTATAALQTYWREPGFEAEIARRAALTHAHLERIGREVPGSVLKGRGMMQGLDVHSGDLAGQVCSLAFARGLVIETSGAHDQVLKVLAPLNTPLPLLEQGLSILHGAVTDTLATSLRHAA